In a single window of the Lineus longissimus chromosome 4, tnLinLong1.2, whole genome shotgun sequence genome:
- the LOC135486364 gene encoding uncharacterized protein LOC135486364, with product MPRSEEWSKGAWKWQKEILQNLKWSDEREVFYTLEELMAFGTEWPKMIMPEEGWLGDGESVSFCAGEALVGLGVRSFKRIAACPWEEYFNTSIAEMIKKATPRYLIPLSTMGELRHASRVKILRIQSEEQVYTTMEDLWKFHPRYAMPDKTFTAGNEIVKSGETIELRSPENGCITCYLKAIDKTVPVPMTQRGDFTIVEDGTSYTLQQVYENFKLPQRVRFESLSAGMYRTEILLISETRYDVLIACVPAGLYVEDKEEERTEPWGTRDEDFTDISFIFLPRPISEESPLADTKFLTWLYDPNDLTCQVIMSRASVFELDRFKDMNVVINATSASILAVMEYSAKKIYDYIKVRDFTGDNSVSPHRGKSTAAPAVSVGSPSTSWLHSGSATKAVTVPFSEETTIRPKPESSSKMFKHMLQKIKSPVLTLKRNKSVSYASSDKPEEPHETFYNIPRVDDYNMKSQDRRPRNMSLPLLTVDGSDSEDDEVQATDWKIQAHVNKSSERGRLPLPRKAKKEDQNTAQLFPLSKLPSEDMYDQNTRKKEKDVIAKLGPRPSLPPKPVRRHNAVQGQRSVVQGQVAAIQGQIAVCQGQSTSTQGLKAVTRGKVAVVRGRRAVVQGQVTVAQSQVPASSAPGGPRKIKFPPPNGNLVPLSELTPEQLALLFKYFNLEELAEQLKRNRIDGEFFEKSLANADFAGDPFFATEFQLKQIERIRNGKY from the exons ATGCCAAGGTCAGAGGAATGGTCCAAGGGGGCTTGGAAGTGGCAGAAAGAAATACTGCAAAATCTAAAATGGTCAGATGAACGAGAAGTTTTTTACACTCTAGAGGAATTGATGGCATTTGGTACAGAATGGCCGAAAATGATCATGCCAGAAGAAGGGTGGTTGGGAGACGGAGAAAGTGTCTCATTCTGTGCTGGCGAGGCGTTAGTTGGGCTTGGTGTGCGAAGTTTCAAGCGTATTGCAGCATGTCCATGGGAGGAATATTTCAACACTTCGATTGCGGAAATGATAAAGAAAGCCACGCCAAGGTACTTAATTCCACTGTCAACGATGGGAGAATTGCGGCATGCGAGTCGGGTCAAAATTTTGCGCATTCAAAGTGAGGAACAAGTCTACACCACAATGGAAGATCTGTGGAAGTTCCACCCGAGATATGCAATGCCTGATAAAACCTTTACTGCGGGGAATGAAATAGTGAAGAGTGGAGAAACAATCGAATTGAGGAGTCCTGAAAATGGCTGCATAACCTGCTATTTGAAAGCGATTGATAAAACTGTTCCAGTCCCAATGACGCAAAGAGGAGACTTCACCATCGTTGAAGATGGGACGTCTTACACATTACAGCAGGtttatgaaaatttcaaacttcCGCAGCGTGTGCGTTTTGAGAGCCTTTCAGCCGGGATGTACAGAACAGAGATCCTGCTGATTTCTGAAACACGATATGATGTCCTTATTGCATGTGTTCCCGCCGGTCTCTACGTTGAAGACAAAGAAGAGGAGCGAACAGAACCCTGGGGGACCAGAGACGAAGATTTCACTGATATCAGCTTTATCTTCTTGCCCAGACCTATCAGTGAGGAAAGCCCTCTCGCTGACACGAAATTCCTCACGTGGCTGTATGACCCAAACGACCTAACATGTCAAGTTATCATGTCGCGTGCCAGTGTGTTTGAATTGGACCGGTTTAAGGATATGAATGTGGTGATAAACGCTACTTCTGCGTCTATCCTAGCGGTCATGGAATACAGTGCTAAAAAGATTTATGACTATATCAAGGTGCGTGACTTTACTGGAGACAATTCGGTATCGCCCCACCGGGGCAAATCAACAGCAGCGCCTGCAGTATCAGTTGGGTCACCCTCAACATCTTGGCTACATTCAG GCAGTGCCACAAAGGCAGTCACAGTTCCCTTCAGTGAGGAAACAACCATCAGGCCAAAACCAGAATCTTCGTCCAAAATGTTCAAACATATGCTACAAAAGATCAAGTCCCCAGTGTTAACATTGAAGCGCAATAAAAGTGTATCCTATGCAAGCAGTGACAAGCCAGAAGAGCCACATGAAACTTTCTATAACATTCCACGAGTAGATGATTACAATATGAAATCCCAAGATCGACGCCCAAGAAATATGTCACTCCCTCTATTGACAGTTGACGGATCTGACTCAGAAGATGATGAGGTTCAGGCGACAGATTGGAAAATTCAGGCACATGTTAACAAATCTTCAGAGAGGGGCAGACTACCACTGCCACGAAAAGCTAAAAAGGAAGATCAAAATACTGCTCAGCTTTTTCCTTTATCAAAACTTCCATCAGAAGACATGTATGACCAGAATACGAGAAAGAAGGAAAAAGATGTCATTGCAAAACTTGGGCCAAGACCATCTCTCCCTCCTAAACCAGTTCGACGGCATAATGCGGTCCAAGGTCAAAGATCTGTAGTCCAAGGTCAAGTTGCTGCGATTCAAGGTCAAATTGCAGTGTGTCAAGGCCAATCAACCTCGACCCAGGGTCTCAAGGCTGTTACTAGAGGTAAAGTTGCTGTGGTTCGAGGTCGAAGAGCTGTGGTCCAAGGTCAAGTAACTGTGGCCCAAAGTCAAGTTCCAGCATCCAGTGCACCAGGTGGTCCTCGTAAAATAAAATTTCCACCCCCGAACGGAAACTTGGTGCCCCTCTCTGAACTCACCCCTGAACAGCTTGCATTGCTTTTTAAGTACTTTAACCTGGAGGAGCTTGCAGAACAGTTGAAGCGTAATAGAATAGATGGAGAATTCTTTGAAAAAAGCCTGGCAAATGCGGATTTTGCTGGCGATCCATTCTTTGCCACTGAGTTTCAGCTCAAGCAGATTGAAAGGATTAGGAATGGAAAATATTAG
- the LOC135486831 gene encoding uncharacterized protein LOC135486831, with protein sequence MPRSEEWSQKAWKWQKEILQNLKWSDERGVFYTLEELMAFGMEWPKMIMPKEGWLGDGESASFSAGQALVGLGVRNFKRIAACPWEDCFNTSIAEIVKKATPRYIIPLTTMGELRHASRVKILRIQSEEQVYTTMEDLWKFHPRYAMPDKTFTAGNEIVKSGETIELRSPENGCITCYLKAIDKTVPVPMTQRGDFTIVEDGTSYTLQQVYDNFNLPQRVSFERYSAGMYGTDVLLISETRYDVLIACVTAGLYVEDKEEERTEPWGTRDEDFADVSFIFLPRPISEESPLADTKFLTWLYDPNDPTCQVIMSRASVFELDRFKDMNVAINANSASIPAVMEYSSIKIYDYIKVHDFTGDNSVSPPRGSSTAAPAVSVGSPSTSWLHSGGATKVTDPFSEEPNRRPKPEPLYKMFKHGLQKIKSPVLTLKRNKGVSDASSDKPEEPQEVFHNIPRVDYSNIKTQDRRPRKGSLPLLLNDGSDRSEDDGVQATYRKIRAENKSMERGRLPLPGEVKKRDQQTVQPFPLSKLPPENMYDQKTRKKEKDVIAKLGPFSEETAIKPKPESSYKMFKHRLQKIKSPLPKLKRNKGVSSASSDKPEEPEEVFHNIPRVDYSNMKTQARRPRKGSLPLLLNDGSDRSEDDGVQATYRKIRVENKSMERGRLPLPGEVKKRDQQTVQPFPLSKLPPENMYDQKTRKKEKDVIAKHGPRPSLPPKPVRVHNAVQGQRSVVQGQVAVIKGQIAVGQGQSVKANQLRP encoded by the exons ATGCCAAGGTCAGAGGAATGGTCCCAGAAAGCTTGGAAGTGGCAGAAAGAAATACTGCAAAATCTAAAATGGTCAGATGAGCGGGGTGTTTTTTACACTCTAGAGGAATTGATGGCATTTGGCATGGAATGGCCGAAAATGATCATGCCAAAAGAAGGGTGGTTGGGAGACGGAGAAAGTGCTTCATTCTCTGCTGGCCAAGCGTTAGTTGGGCTTGGTGTGCGAAATTTCAAGCGTATTGCAGCATGTCCATGGGAGGACTGTTTCAACACTTCGATTGCGGAAATAGTAAAGAAAGCCACGCCAAGGTACATAATTCCTCTGACAACGATGGGAGAATTGCGACATGCGAGTCGCGTCAAGATTTTGCGCATTCAAAGTGAGGAACAAGTCTACACCACAATGGAAGATCTGTGGAAGTTCCACCCGAGATATGCAATGCCTGATAAAACCTTTACTGCGGGGAATGAAATAGTGAAGAGTGGAGAAACAATCGAATTGAGGAGTCCTGAAAATGGCTGCATAACCTGCTATTTGAAAGCGATTGATAAAACTGTTCCAGTCCCAATGACGCAAAGAGGAGACTTCACCATCGTTGAAGATGGGACGTCTTACACATTACAGCAGGTTTATGATAATTTCAACCTTCCGCAGCGTGTGAGTTTTGAGCGCTATTCAGCCGGGATGTACGGAACAGATGTCCTGCTGATTTCTGAAACACGATATGATGTCCTTATTGCATGTGTTACCGCCGGTCTCTACGTTGAGGACAAAGAAGAGGAGCGAACAGAACCCTGGGGGACCAGAGACGAAGATTTCGCCGACGTCAGCTTTATCTTCTTGCCCAGACCTATCAGTGAGGAAAGCCCTCTCGCTGACACGAAATTCCTCACGTGGCTGTATGACCCAAACGACCCAACATGTCAAGTTATCATGTCGCGGGCCAGTGTGTTTGAATTGGACCGGTTTAAGGATATGAATGTGGCGATAAACGCTAATTCTGCGTCTATCCCAGCTGTCATGGAATACAGTTCTATAAAGATTTATGACTATATCAAGGTACATGACTTTACTGGAGACAATTCGGTATCGCCCCCCAGGGGCAGTTCAACAGCAGCGCCTGCAGTATCAGTTGGGTCACCCTCAACATCTTGGCTACATTCAG gtgGTGCCACAAAGGTCACAGACCCCTTCAGTGAGGAGCCAAACCGCAGGCCTAAACCCGAACCTTTGTACAAAATGTTCAAACATGGACTACAAAAGATCAAGTCCCCCGTGCTAACATTGAAGCGCAATAAAGGTGTATCCGATGCAAGCAGTGACAAGCCAGAAGAGCCACAGGAAGTTTTCCATAACATTCCACGAGTAGATTATTCCAATATTAAGACCCAAGACCGACGCCCAAGAAAGGGGTCACTCCCTCTATTGCTAAATGACGGATCTGACCGCTCAGAAGATGATGGGGTCCAGGCGACATATAGGAAAATTCGGGCCGAAAACAAATCTATGGAGAGGGGCAGACTACCACTGCCAGGAGAAGTAAAGAAGAGAGATCAACAAACTGTTCAGCCTTTTCCTTTATCAAAACTTCCACCAGAAAACATGTATGACCAGAAGACGAGAAAGAAGGAAAAAGATGTCATTGCAAAACTTGGTCCCTTCAGTGAGGAAACAGCCATCAAGCCAAAACCAGAATCTTCGTACAAAATGTTCAAACATAGGCTACAAAAGATCAAGTCCCCCTTGCCAAAATTGAAGCGCAATAAAGGTGTATCCTCTGCAAGCAGTGACAAGCCAGAAGAGCCAGAAGAAGTTTTCCATAACATTCCACGAGTAGATTATTCCAATATGAAGACCCAAGCCCGACGCCCAAGAAAGGGGTCACTCCCTCTATTGCTAAATGACGGATCTGACCGCTCAGAAGATGATGGGGTCCAGGCGACATATAGGAAAATTCGGGTCGAAAACAAATCTATGGAGAGGGGCAGACTACCACTGCCAGGAGAAGTAAAGAAGAGAGATCAACAAACTGTTCAGCCTTTTCCTTTATCAAAACTTCCACCAGAAAACATGTATGACCAGAAGACGAGAAAGAAGGAAAAAGATGTCATTGCAAAACATGGGCCAAGACCATCTCTCCCTCCTAAACCAGTTCGAGTGCATAATGCGGTCCAAGGTCAAAGATCTGTAGTCCAAGGTCAAGTTGCTGTAATTAAAGGTCAAATTGCAGTGGGTCAAGGCCAATCAGTCAAGGCCAATCAACTTCGACCCTAG
- the LOC135486832 gene encoding uncharacterized protein LOC135486832 — protein sequence MPRPEEWSQKAWKWQKEILQNLKWSDEREVFYTLEELMAFGTEWPKMIMPEEGWFGDGESVSFCAGEALVGLGVRSFKRIAACPWEKCFNTSIAEIVEKATPRYIIPLTTMGELRHVNRVKILRIQSEEQVYTTMEDLWKFHPRYAMPDKTFTAGNEIVKSGETIELKSHENGCITCYLKAIDKTVPVPMTQRGDFTIVEDGTSYTLQQVGDNFTLPQRVRFESHSAGMYRTEILLISETRYDVLIACVPAGLYVEDKEEELTEPLGTRDKDFTDISFIFLPRPISEENPLANTRFSTWFYDPNDPTCQVIMSRASIFELDRFKDMNVVINATSSSMSAVKEYSAENIYDYIKEHDFTGDNSVSPHRGKSTAAPAVSVGSPSTSWLHSGSATKAVTVPFSEETAIRPKPESSSKMFKHMLQKIKPPLLTLKRNKSVSYASSDKPEEPQEVFHNIPRVDDYNMKSQARRPRNMSLPLLRDDGSDSEDYEVQATDWKIQAHVNKSSERGRLPLPGKTKKEDQNTAQLFPLSKLPSEDMYDQNTRKNEKDVIAKLGPRPSLLPKPVRGHNAVQGQRSVVQGQVAAIQGQIAVCQGQSISTQGLKAVTKGKVAVVRGRGAVFQGQVTVAQSQVPASSAPGGPRKIKFPPPNGNLVPLSKLTPEQLALLFKYFNLEELGKKLKRNRIDGEFFEKSLENADFAGDPFFATVFQLKQIERIRNGKY from the exons ATGCCAAGGCCAGAGGAATGGTCCCAGAAAGCTTGGAAGTGGCAGAAAGAAATACTGCAAAATCTAAAATGGTCAGATGAGCGAGAAGTTTTTTACACTCTAGAGGAATTGATGGCATTTGGTACGGAATGGCCGAAAATGATCATGCCAGAAGAAGGGTGGTTTGGAGACGGAGAAAGTGTCTCATTCTGTGCTGGCGAGGCGTTAGTTGGGCTTGGTGTGCGAAGTTTCAAGCGTATTGCAGCATGTCCATGGGAGAAATGTTTCAACACTTCGATTGCGGAAATAGTAGAGAAAGCCACGCCAAGGTACATAATTCCTCTGACAACGATGGGAGAATTGCGACATGTGAATCGCGTCAAGATTTTGCGCATTCAAAGTGAGGAACAAGTCTACACCACAATGGAAGATCTGTGGAAGTTCCACCCGAGATATGCAATGCCTGATAAAACCTTTACTGCGGGGAATGAAATAGTGAAGAGTGGAGAAACAATCGaattgaagagtcatgaaaATGGCTGCATAACCTGCTATTTGAAAGCGATTGATAAAACTGTTCCAGTCCCAATGACGCAAAGAGGAGACTTCACCATCGTTGAAGATGGGACGTCTTACACATTACAACAGGTTGGTGATAATTTCACCCTTCCACAGCGTGTGCGTTTTGAGAGCCATTCAGCCGGGATGTACAGAACGGAGATCCTGCTGATTTCAGAAACACGATATGATGTCCTTATTGCGTGTGTTCCCGCCGGTCTCTACGTtgaagacaaagaagaagaGCTAACAGAACCCTTGGGGACCAGAGACAAAGATTTCACTGATATCAGCTTTATCTTCTTGCCAAGACCTATCAGTGAGGAAAACCCTCTCGCCAACACAAGATTTTCCACATGGTTTTATGACCCAAACGACCCAACATGTCAAGTCATCATGTCGCGGGCCAGTATTTTTGAATTGGACCGGTTTAAGGATATGAATGTGGTGATAAACGCTACTTCTTCGTCAATGTCAGCGGTGAAGGAGTACAGTGCCGAGAACATTTATGACTACATCAAGGAACATGACTTTACTGGAGACAATTCGGTATCGCCCCACCGCGGCAAATCAACAGCAGCGCCTGCAGTATCAGTTGGGTCACCCTCAACATCTTGGCTACATTCAG GCAGTGCCACAAAGGCAGTCACAGTTCCCTTCAGTGAGGAAACAGCCATCAGGCCAAAACCAGAATCTTCGTCCAAAATGTTCAAACATATGCTACAAAAGATCAAGCCCCCCTTGCTAACATTGAAGCGCAATAAAAGTGTATCCTATGCAAGCAGTGACAAGCCAGAAGAGCCACAGGAAGTTTTCCATAACATTCCACGAGTAGATGATTACAATATGAAATCCCAAGCCCGACGCCCAAGAAATATGTCACTCCCTCTATTGAGAGATGACGGATCTGACTCAGAAGATTATGAGGTCCAGGCGACAGATTGGAAAATTCAGGCACATGTAAACAAATCTTCAGAGAGGGGCAGACTACCACTACCAGGAAAAACTAAAAAGGAAGATCAAAATACTGCTCAGCTTTTTCCTTTATCTAAACTTCCATCAGAAGACATGTATGACCAGAATACGAGAAAGAACGAAAAAGATGTTATTGCAAAACTTGGGCCAAGACCATCTCTCCTTCCTAAGCCAGTTCGAGGGCATAATGCGGTCCAAGGTCAAAGATCTGTAGTCCAAGGTCAAGTTGCTGCGATTCAAGGTCAAATTGCAGTGTGTCAAGGCCAATCAATCTCGACCCAGGGTCTCAAGGCTGTTACCAAAGGTAAAGTTGCTGTGGTTCGAGGTCGAGGAGCTGTGTTCCAAGGTCAAGTAACTGTAGCCCAAAGTCAAGTTCCAGCATCCAGTGCACCAGGTGGTCCTCGTAAAATAAAATTTCCACCCCCGAATGGAAACTTGGTGCCCCTCTCTAAACTCACCCCTGAACAGCTTGCATTGCTTTTTAAGTACTTTAACCTGGAGGAGCTTGGAAAAAAGTTGAAGCGTAATAGAATAGATGGAGAATTCTTTGAAAAAAGCCTGGAAAATGCGGATTTTGCTGGCGATCCATTCTTTGCCACTGTGTTTCAGCTCAAGCAGATTGAAAGGATTAGGAATGGAAAATATTAG
- the LOC135487137 gene encoding uncharacterized protein LOC135487137 yields MVDMESLCWNSEKDITPRSMYLEDKWPRVVKSTGGYYGVSDCETFSAGDELVMIGHKGFPRLIAHKYKKCQPDDAELPLLVALDAIKQKGSGYSIPLMLTGEGHQLCTVQILPLRQSDYVYKTAKELLETFPRFVKVNRSFSIHPRKPTVKKGTVLELLQTDLRMEAEGNGPSKFLICACLDQRIPLKMDTRGDFTVDDDQCRYTLKEVVERFPLPQRIHFTSMPQGLKTNDIVLFDEVNYDVVISIPLAAVADETLTAITDFDMIYFPVSSELEFNDCSSDRYSDAYKKVIEQCHTNFGMGHFKDVNMVCKEVCMLEIQFYPYDKVYGLPSARKRPPLVPAKPNMTMTSGNRSPALPTSDSSCDLHDQRSHSDEESGFDRPISCYDEAGNWIRESGKDSSKTEPPALPPKPILRKTRAATLPALHCQPSPPLVSIIDRPEPKFDRGDKNRGNKYHNVTFKVAKKFGNLFQRSNSNIGDAGTPVLNNQCNLSDQEGKKDCPVSIDTDDSNDDEYDYPEDVAEWRGIPPGSQDYVNQPPPTGALPQEAVNKVFKGKTLKMVNLKKLESSRLKKQDNILKPRKNNQNFSKVPALNDGDNSKSSTALSCAVSKKCIADYSVVEVANFVREAGQVRIAALLEENMVDGDFFRCLHIEQLICAPFNASPFEIEALKRIQKGKLPKKI; encoded by the exons ATGGTGGACATGGAAAGTCTTTGCTGGAATTCAGAGAAAGATATCACCCCCAGATCCATGTATTTAGAGGATAAATGGCCAAGAGTTGTCAAGTCAACTGGTGGGTATTATGGGGTTAGCGACTGCGAAACATTTAGTGCTGGCGATGAGTTGGTGATGATAGGACACAAGGGTTTTCCAAGGCTTATTGCTCATAAATACAAAAAGTGCCAGCCAGACGATGCTGAGTTGCCACTGCTGGTGGCCTTGGATGCTATCAAACAAAAGGGCAGTGGATACAGCATCCCTCTGATGTTGACTGGTGAGGGTCACCAGTTGTGCACGGTGCAGATTCTTCCGCTGAGACAGTCCGATTATGTGTACAAAACCGCAAAAGAACTTTTAGAAACATTTCCAAGATTTGTGAAAGTTAATCGCTCTTTTTCCATCCACCCTCGAAAACCAACGGTTAAAAAAGGGACCGTCCTCGAACTTCTTCAGactgatctcaggatggagGCTGAAGGAAATGGACCGTCAAAGTTCCTGATATGTGCCTGTCTTGATCAAAGGATTCCCCTGAAAATGGATACTAGGGGCGATTTCACGGTTGACGACGACCAATGCCGTTACACATTGAAGGAAGTTGTGGAACGCTTCCCACTTCCACAGCGAATTCATTTTACTTCCATGCCACAAGGACTAAAAACCAATGATATTGTTCTTTTTGATGAGGTGAATTACGATGTTGTAATCTCCATTCCACTAGCTGCAGTTGCAGATGAAACACTTACTGCAATAACGGACTTTGACATGATCTACTTTCCAGTTAGTTCTGAACTCGAGTTCAATGACTGTTCCTCAGACAGATATTCTGATGCGTACAAGAAAGTGATTGAACAATGTCATACAAACTTTGGAATGGGTCACTTCAAGGACGTAAATATGGTTTGCAAGGAGGTGTGTATGTTGGAGATTCAGTTCTATCCATATGATAAAGTGTATGGACTTCCAAGTGCAAGGAAACGTCCACCTTTGGTACCAGCAAAGCCGAATATGACTATGACTTCAG GTAACCGTTCTCCTGCACTTCCTACCAGTGATAGTTCTTGCGATTTACATGACCAAAGGAGCCATTCCGATGAAGAATCTGGCTTTGACCGGCCCATCTCATGCTACGATGAGGCAGGAAACTGGATTAGAGAAAGTGGAAAG GACAGCTCAAAAACGGAGCCTCCGGCATTGCCACCAAAACCAATCTTGAGGAAAACAAGAGCAGCCACCTTGCCTGCCCTACATTGTCAACCAAGTCCTCCACTGGTATCCATCATAGACCGACCTGAACCCAAATTTGACAGGGGTGACAAAAATAGAGGAAATAAGTATCACAATGTGACATTTAAAGTGGCCAAAAAGTTTGGAAACCTTTTTCAAAGGTCTAACTCTAACATTGGTGATGCAGGTACCCCAGTGCTAAACAACCAGTGCAATCTATCTGATCAGGAGGGTAAGAAAGACTGTCCAGTCAGTATTGATACTGATGATAGCAATGATGACGAATATGACTACCCCGAGGATGTGGCAGAGTGGCGCGGTATTCCGCCAGGTTCTCAGGACTATGTAAACCAGCCACCACCTACTGGTGCCCTGCCTCAGGAGGCTGTGAATAAGGTATTTAAGGGGAAGACTTTAAAAatggtaaatttgaaaaagttggaatcaagtcGGTTGAAAAAACAGGACAATATACTCAAGCCAAGGAAAAACAATCAAAACTTCTCGAAGGTGCCAGCGCTAAATGATGGTGATAACAGCAAATCCTCGACTGCATTGTCCTGTGCAGTTTCGAAAAAAtgtattgcagattattctgTGGTAGAAGTCGCCAATTTTGTACGGGAGGCTGGTCAGGTGCGGATCGCTGCGTTactggaagaaaacatggttgatGGCGACTTTTTCAGGTGTCTCCACATTGAACAGTTAATTTGTGCTCCGTTCAATGCCTCACCATTTGAAATCGAGGCTTTGAAGAGGATACAGAAGGGAAAACTTCCAAAGAAGATCTAA